From the Lathyrus oleraceus cultivar Zhongwan6 chromosome 4, CAAS_Psat_ZW6_1.0, whole genome shotgun sequence genome, one window contains:
- the LOC127076565 gene encoding E3 ubiquitin-protein ligase CHIP — protein sequence MPPNPAEVKQAELLRNDGNNYFKKSRFGAAIDAYTQAITFCPNIPVYYTNRALCHLKRNEWERVEEDSRRAIQLDSNSVKAHYMLGLALLQKHELPKGIRELEKALNLGRGANPQGYMVEEIWQELAKAKYKEWEHASSQRSWELQNLKEACVSALKETNFIGDISESEGFVDDATTSHLKRLEAIERVFNRAAEDDIPAEIPDHLCCRITLDIFHDPVITPSGLTYERAVLLDHLQKVGGFDPITREHLDPSQLIPNLAIKEAVHEFLDRHGWAYKID from the exons ATGCCGCCAAACCCTGCGGAGGTGAAACAAGCGGAGCTCTTGAGAAATGACGGAAACAATTACTTCAAGAAAAGCCGTTTTGGAGCAGCAATCGATGCTTACACTCAG GCAATAACATTTTGCCCTAATATTCCGGTTTATTATACGAATCGTGCTCTGTGCCATCTCAAGCGCAA TGAATGGGAGAGGGTTGAGGAAGACTCTAGAAGAGCAATTCAGCTGGACAGCAATTCGGTTAAG GCGCACTATATGTTGGGACTTGCGTTGCTGCAGAAACATGAACTTCCGAAAGGGATCAGAGAATTGGAAAAG GCTTTGAATCTTGGGAGGGGTGCCAATCCACAAGGTTATATGGTAGAAGAAATATGGCAAGAGCTTGCGAAAGCAAAATACAAAGAGTGGGAACATGCCTCATCCCAGCGATCTTGGGAATTGCAGAACTTGAA AGAAGCCTGTGTGTCTGCTCTAAAGGAAACAAATTTCATCGGAGACATCTCTGAATCAGAAGGATTTGTAGATGATGCTACTACTTCACATTTGAAACGTTTGGAGGCTATTGAAAGAGTTTTCAATAGAGCTGCAGAAGACGACATACCAGCTGAG ATTCCAGATCATCTATGCTGTAGAATAACACTTGATATTTTTCATGATCCTGTAATCACTCCGAGTGGACTTACATATGAGAGAGCAGTACTTCTTGATCATCTTCAGAAG GTGGGTGGTTTTGATCCAATCACGAGGGAACATCTTGATCCGTCACAACTAATACCAAACTTGGCCATTAAGGAAGCAGTCCATGAGTTCTTAGACAGACATGGGTGGGCTTACAAGATAGATTAA